A part of Solicola gregarius genomic DNA contains:
- the ybeY gene encoding rRNA maturation RNase YbeY, producing MNVDVLDESGTDVEVARLARLSRFVMSEMRLHPATEMSIRLVDTDTIATMNHQWMGHEGPTDVLSFPLDELTPGRDDAPAPQGYLGDIALCVAYAATQAPQNGNTTLQEVELLTVHGILHLLGYDHAEPEEHREMFGLQAELLGRWRERPLEADA from the coding sequence GTGAACGTCGACGTTCTCGATGAGTCCGGCACCGACGTCGAGGTAGCCCGGCTTGCGCGGCTGTCCCGATTCGTCATGAGCGAGATGCGGCTGCATCCGGCGACGGAGATGTCGATCCGGCTCGTCGACACCGACACGATCGCGACCATGAACCACCAGTGGATGGGCCACGAGGGCCCGACCGACGTGCTGTCGTTCCCGCTCGACGAGCTGACGCCGGGTCGCGACGACGCGCCGGCACCACAGGGCTACCTCGGCGACATCGCGCTGTGTGTCGCGTACGCCGCGACGCAGGCGCCGCAGAACGGCAACACGACGCTCCAGGAGGTCGAGCTGCTGACGGTGCACGGCATCCTCCACCTGCTCGGCTATGACCACGCCGAACCCGAGGAGCATCGCGAGATGTTCGGCCTGCAGGCCGAGCTCCTCGGCCGATGGCGCGAGCGACCACTGGAAGCCGACGCCTGA
- a CDS encoding PhoH family protein — translation MTTSEQPQYTITIPSSIDMVSLLGPRDEFLRIIEAEFDADIHARGDTVTVRGSAAETALIERLLDELVAMIRTGQGLTAETVEHAVSMLRTETRERPAEVLSLNILSNRGRTIRPKTLNQKRYVDAIDNHTVVFGIGPAGTGKTYLAMAKAVRALQAKEVNRIILTRPAVEAGERLGFLPGTLSEKIDPYLRPLYDALHDMLDPETIPKLLAAGTIEVAPLAYMRGRSLNDAFIILDEAQNTSQEQMKMFLTRLGFGSQMVVTGDVTQIDLPAGQHSGLRVVRDILDEVDDVAFTELTSNDVVRHKLVGRIVAAYDVFEEGRRGEAGSERRRSR, via the coding sequence ATGACCACGTCAGAGCAACCGCAATACACGATCACTATTCCGTCGAGCATCGACATGGTGTCGCTGCTGGGTCCGCGAGACGAGTTCCTGCGCATCATCGAGGCGGAGTTCGACGCCGACATCCACGCGCGGGGCGACACGGTGACGGTACGCGGATCGGCCGCGGAGACGGCACTCATCGAGCGGTTGCTCGACGAGCTCGTCGCGATGATCCGCACCGGTCAGGGCCTCACGGCCGAGACCGTCGAGCACGCCGTCTCGATGCTGCGCACCGAGACCCGCGAGCGCCCGGCCGAGGTGCTGAGCCTCAACATCCTGTCGAACCGTGGTCGGACGATCCGGCCGAAGACCCTGAACCAGAAGCGGTACGTCGATGCCATCGACAACCACACGGTCGTGTTCGGAATCGGTCCGGCCGGCACGGGCAAGACGTACCTCGCGATGGCGAAGGCCGTACGCGCGCTGCAGGCCAAGGAGGTCAACCGGATCATCCTCACCCGGCCGGCGGTCGAGGCGGGGGAGCGGCTGGGATTCCTTCCCGGCACGCTGAGCGAGAAGATCGACCCTTACCTCCGCCCGTTGTACGACGCGCTGCACGACATGCTCGACCCGGAGACGATCCCGAAGCTGTTGGCCGCGGGCACGATCGAGGTCGCGCCGCTCGCGTACATGCGAGGCCGCTCGCTCAACGACGCGTTCATCATCCTCGACGAGGCGCAGAACACCTCCCAGGAGCAGATGAAGATGTTCCTCACCCGGCTCGGGTTCGGCTCCCAGATGGTGGTGACAGGCGACGTCACGCAGATCGACCTCCCCGCCGGTCAGCACAGCGGCCTCCGGGTCGTCCGCGACATCCTCGACGAGGTCGACGACGTCGCCTTCACCGAGCTGACCAGCAACGACGTCGTACGTCACAAGCTGGTCGGCCGGATCGTCGCCGCGTACGACGTGTTCGAGGAAGGCCGACGAGGGGAAGCCGGCAGTGAACGTCGACGTTCTCGATGA
- a CDS encoding GGDEF domain-containing protein: MAEIVSYEQPTAGEHGTLWEAVTTIARTRATARLDHHRSAYHDLVHSIASLEEYLASHPIADIDEAAARHLAFALSGVSEALGELHLYDRAVAWTDRLEAVTERHPTVPSTIATSARRADALWALACSERIRGGAAAAQPWFEQARAAYVVAAAKASESPANANHTRELAAIACACDVMNGRRHADTRSVLEDALELQRRAPRGYGRHLRLAAGLLAREEGRDEEAAAVIARAADRVDWDGLGSTDLVILMEQATTIAPSMLDGESPMRTLVRRLVEDWHRRATADRDAYDEQLATERARIRERGRGSDHDIDRLTGLGNRRAVDAGLTSLLARARAGWGGFCVAFVDVDDFTTINGEHGHLAGDAVLRRVADALRTGLGTASGKGSVVARFGGDEFVVLVPDRAPAEVERLLASLTRIAPSDDAEAGADLEVTLTIGIARADSTSTVTGVLAAADLAMIDGKRAGKARTVVVDG, translated from the coding sequence ATGGCTGAGATCGTGAGCTATGAGCAACCCACAGCGGGCGAGCACGGCACGCTGTGGGAGGCCGTGACGACGATCGCCCGCACCCGCGCGACCGCCCGACTCGACCACCACCGTTCGGCGTACCACGATCTCGTGCACTCGATCGCGTCGCTGGAGGAGTACCTCGCGAGCCATCCGATCGCCGACATCGACGAGGCCGCGGCGCGACATCTCGCGTTCGCCCTGAGCGGGGTGTCCGAGGCCCTCGGCGAGCTGCACTTGTACGACCGCGCGGTCGCCTGGACGGATCGACTCGAGGCGGTGACCGAGCGGCACCCGACCGTTCCGTCGACGATCGCGACCTCTGCCCGGCGGGCAGACGCACTGTGGGCGCTCGCCTGCTCTGAGCGCATCCGCGGCGGCGCGGCGGCGGCGCAGCCGTGGTTCGAGCAGGCGCGTGCGGCGTACGTGGTGGCGGCCGCGAAGGCCAGCGAGTCGCCGGCGAACGCAAACCACACGCGCGAGCTCGCCGCGATCGCCTGCGCCTGCGACGTCATGAACGGGCGCCGGCACGCCGATACCCGATCCGTGCTCGAAGACGCGCTCGAGCTGCAGCGGAGGGCTCCGCGGGGATACGGTCGGCACCTGCGCCTCGCCGCAGGACTGCTCGCCCGCGAAGAGGGACGCGACGAGGAGGCGGCGGCGGTCATCGCCCGCGCGGCCGACCGCGTCGACTGGGACGGCCTCGGATCGACCGACCTGGTGATCCTGATGGAGCAGGCGACGACGATCGCGCCGTCGATGCTCGACGGCGAGTCGCCGATGCGCACGCTCGTACGTCGGCTCGTCGAGGACTGGCACCGCCGCGCGACGGCCGACCGCGACGCGTACGACGAGCAGCTCGCCACCGAGCGCGCCCGGATTCGCGAACGGGGGCGGGGATCCGATCACGACATCGACCGGCTCACCGGGCTCGGCAACAGACGGGCGGTCGACGCCGGACTGACCTCACTGCTCGCGCGAGCGCGCGCCGGCTGGGGCGGCTTCTGCGTCGCATTCGTCGATGTGGACGACTTCACGACGATCAACGGCGAGCACGGCCATCTGGCCGGCGACGCCGTGCTGCGAAGGGTCGCGGACGCGCTGCGTACGGGTCTGGGCACCGCGTCCGGCAAGGGCAGCGTCGTCGCCCGGTTCGGCGGCGACGAGTTCGTCGTCCTGGTGCCCGACCGCGCACCCGCCGAGGTCGAGCGACTGCTCGCCTCGCTGACCCGGATCGCACCGAGCGACGACGCCGAGGCCGGCGCGGACCTCGAGGTCACGCTGACCATCGGTATCGCCCGGGCAGACTCGACCTCCACGGTCACCGGCGTGCTCGCCGCCGCCGATCTGGCGATGATCGACGGCAAGCGCGCCGGCAAGGCGCGCACGGTCGTCGTCGACGGGTAG
- a CDS encoding L-threonylcarbamoyladenylate synthase, translated as MARYFDVHPENPQPRAIGQIVDMVRDGGLIAYPTDSCFALGCQPGNKDGLDRIRQIRRLDDKHHFTLVCRDFSQLGQYVHVDNSIFRVVRAATPGKYTFILPATHEVPRRLLHPKKKTVGVRIPDHPVVRALLEAFGEPLLSSTLLLPDEDEPMTQGWEIKERLDHQVDAVIDSGDCGVEPTTVVDLSQGFPEIVRRGAGDPARFE; from the coding sequence ATGGCGAGGTACTTCGATGTTCACCCGGAGAATCCCCAACCACGCGCGATCGGTCAGATCGTCGACATGGTGCGCGACGGCGGGCTGATCGCGTACCCGACCGACTCGTGCTTCGCCCTCGGTTGCCAGCCCGGCAACAAGGACGGCCTCGACCGCATCCGCCAGATCCGCCGCCTCGACGACAAGCACCACTTCACGCTCGTGTGCCGCGACTTCTCCCAGCTCGGGCAGTACGTGCACGTGGACAACTCGATCTTCCGGGTGGTACGCGCGGCGACGCCGGGCAAGTACACGTTCATCCTGCCTGCGACGCACGAGGTGCCCAGGCGGCTGCTGCACCCGAAGAAGAAGACGGTGGGCGTACGCATCCCCGACCATCCGGTCGTCCGCGCGTTGCTGGAGGCGTTCGGCGAACCGCTGCTCTCGAGCACCCTGCTGTTGCCCGACGAGGACGAGCCGATGACGCAGGGCTGGGAGATCAAGGAGCGCCTCGACCACCAGGTCGACGCGGTGATCGACTCCGGCGACTGCGGCGTCGAGCCGACGACCGTCGTCGACCTGTCGCAGGGCTTCCCGGAGATCGTGCGCCGCGGCGCCGGCGACCCGGCGCGGTTCGAGTAG